Within Thermococcus celer Vu 13 = JCM 8558, the genomic segment ATCACCTCGGGCTTTACCTCCCTCGCGAGCTCCACAGCCAGAAACGCCTCATCTTTAACGGCCTGCCTTCCGCTCATGTCGTAGTCGAAGGGATTAGCGTACCTAACGACGCTCAGCGTTGCGGTCCTGTAGGGCTTCTCCACGAGCACCGCGGCGGTGGCTATCAAACCGACCGGCTCGTAGTCCTCCGTCAGCAGTGCGCCCCCGGTGTCAGCGGCCACTATCCTCATCGCAACCACCGTTAAGGACCAATTACCAATATACGATTGAGTCGAAAGTTGGTTAGGGTGATAACGTTGAACGCTTCGGATAACGTGGTTTATGAAGCTTTGGGTTTTTACGTGGATAATCTCTGCGGTTCAATCTTCCTCGGAATGGCGAGGGGAGAGGCCGTTCTGTACAGGGATGGCACGCATCCACTGACCCCCGTGGGCAAACCCCCTCTCCTCAGCCTGTTCTACTCCAGGGGTAAACTGGAGGTAACAGGGATATGGAAGGAGGGGGGCGGGAGTGGGGCGTTCCTTCTGAGGATGGTTCCCTCGGAAGTCAAATCTGAATCCGGAGGGATCATACGAATGACCTTCCGCCCGCGAGATGGAGGGCTGGTCCTGGTTACCCTGTACGGAAACAGAGGGCTGGCAGGGACGCTTGAAAGGGCGGTGAGGGACTGCCTGAAGGAAGAACAAAAGGGAGAAAGGATACTGTCCTCGATGCATCCTGAAGGGGACTGATTCGGCACACACCAACGGAAATTCGGAGGGAATCAGCCCTACCGCCCGGTATCTGGGAGAGAATCAAGGAGTTTCTTCACCTCTATCCGTAGGGAGCCCAGGGTTTCTTCATCGGGAGTCGTAAGTCCCTCGTAACGCGAGATTAGACCGTACACATCGGGATGTCTGCTCCTGAGGATGCCTATAAGCTCCCCCGCGGGCATGAGGAGTCCGGTGTCGAGATAGACGAGGTAAGCCCCGATGGTGTAGAGGGCGTCCATGCAGGCTGTGTAGGCCATATCAAGCCGCTTTTCTTCCAGGTAGTGATCTGCACGACGTATGTAGGTCAGAACCTTCTCCATCAGCTCCTTCTCCATCTCTCCCACCGCGCATATTTTATAAGGAAAGGCCTAATAAATCCCTCGATGGGTCATGAAAGTCGAGGGTGCCGTCTGGGCCGCAACGGTTCTCCTGATAATCTACCTCGCGTGGAGAACGGTTGGCCCGCTGATAACTCCGATATTCTTCGCCCTGATACTGGCCTACGCGGCCTACCCGATACACAAACGGCTGAGCCCCAGGATCGGCGAGGTGGGCTCAGCGCTGGCCCTGACGGTGTTGATAGTCGGTCTCGGCGGTTTGATCACCTTCGAGCTCCTGATGGTGTCCGTTCAGGTCGCGGCCTCCCTCTACGGGAGCGTCGTTGAGTTCCTCGGCTGGCTCATGAACCAGCCCCTACCACCGAAGATCCTCGACTTCCTCGGGAGCTTCTCCAACCAGCTGATCCCGAAGCTTTCGGAGTACATATCAAAACGGGCCTTCTCCATTCCAACCTATCTCTTACAGCTCCTCGTCTTCCTCTTCACGTTCTACTACGCCCTGGCCTTCTCCCGCGAGATAACCGAGGAGATACGCCTGCTCATTCCGGAGAGAAACCGCCGCCTCGGAGAACAGATACTGGAGAGCCTCAATAAAACACTTGGCGCCCTGGTGAGGGCCTGGCTCGTCCTCAACGTCATGAAGGGCTTCCTGATGACGCTCGGGTTCATTATCTTCGGCGTCTCCGACCTCTACACGGCGATAGTGGCGGGTTTCCTGACCTTCGTCTTCTCCTTTGTCCCCCTCTTCGAGGGCTGGATGATATGGCTCATCGCCGGGGCGTACTTCGCCAAGGAGGGCATGTACCTGCACGCGGTTGGCATCTCGCTCTACGGCTTCCTCCTTGTCTCACCGATGCCCGACTACACGGTGAGGCCCATGATGGTGGCGAAAGACGCCAACCTCGACGAGACCCTCGTCTTCATAGGGATGGTCGGCGGAACCTGGGCCATGGGCGTGAAGGGACTGATAATAGGCCCGATAGTCCTTAACCTCCTCCTCGTGCTCCTGAAGGAGTGGAAGGGGGAGCTATCTAAAGAACCCTCACGCCCGCTTCCTCAAGCTCCCTCAAAGCCCGCTCCTCGTCCTCAGGCCTGATGCCCTTCACCGCA encodes:
- a CDS encoding AI-2E family transporter translates to MKVEGAVWAATVLLIIYLAWRTVGPLITPIFFALILAYAAYPIHKRLSPRIGEVGSALALTVLIVGLGGLITFELLMVSVQVAASLYGSVVEFLGWLMNQPLPPKILDFLGSFSNQLIPKLSEYISKRAFSIPTYLLQLLVFLFTFYYALAFSREITEEIRLLIPERNRRLGEQILESLNKTLGALVRAWLVLNVMKGFLMTLGFIIFGVSDLYTAIVAGFLTFVFSFVPLFEGWMIWLIAGAYFAKEGMYLHAVGISLYGFLLVSPMPDYTVRPMMVAKDANLDETLVFIGMVGGTWAMGVKGLIIGPIVLNLLLVLLKEWKGELSKEPSRPLPQAPSKPAPRPQA